From the genome of Candidatus Desulfarcum epimagneticum:
ATCCCGGTTTGCCTGATCGGATCCGAAACCTGACGGCTGGTGTCGCCGTGGATATGGAAAGCCCCCTCCCTACCGTTTCCGGATGAAAAGAATGGCCCGCTCAAGGGCCAGGGACAGGAAAAAGGCCGCGCCCCCGACCATGATGACGGCGGCGCCGGAGGTGAGGTTGAACGTCCATGACAGCCACAGCCCCGCCACGATGAACAGGGCGCCCAGCAGGCTGGAGCCCGCCATCATCCCGGCCAGGGACTTGACCCGCTTTTCCATGATAAAGGGGGGAATGGTCAAAAGGGCGATGACCAGAATCAAACCCGTCACCCGGATAATGAGAACCACGGTCGCCGAAAGCATGGCGATCATGATAAAATAAAGGACGCGGGTGGGCGCTCCCCGGATACCGGCGAATTCCTCGTCATAGGACAGGGCCAGCAGCTCCGGGTAATAGAAAAAGGCCAGAACGGCGATGAGGACCGTCGCCCCCCCCATGACCAGGATGTCCAACTGGGAAACCGCCAGAATGCTTCCGAAAAGATAGCCCATGAGATCGGCGTTGTAGCCGGGGGTCAAATCCGTCAAAATCACTCCCAGGGCCATTCCCACCGCCCATATCACGCCGATGACGGTGTCGGACCGGCCCCTGGCCCCGACGCTGACCCCGGCCATGACCATGGCGGCGGCCAGCGAAAATCCCATGGCCCCGGCCATGTAGGGCCATCCGAAATAAAGGGCCATGCCGATGCCGCCGTAAGCCGCGTGGGCCACGCCTCCCGAAAGAAACACAATGCGGTTCACCACCACAAGGGAGCCCATGATCCCGCATATGATCCCGGCCAGAACCCCCGCCGCCAGGGCGTTTCGCATAAACTCAAACTCCAGAAAATCCATCATGGCGTCCCGTCCACCCCCTGTTTCTTCGGAGCCCGGCGGCGAAGCCCGTGGACGATCAGGTCCACCGGGCAGATGTCTTCCGGGGAGTCGGGGTACATGCACGCCATCATTTCTTCCGTGATCTCCGCATGCTCATGGCGGTGGAGGGTTTTGTTGACGCAGGCCACGGATTTCACGTGGGCGGATATCTCCACAAGATCGTGGCCGGCCATCAGGATGCTGATCTCCTGGTTGATTTCTTTGAGCAGCCGAAAAAAATCGTTCCGGGCCCGGGCGTCTATGGCGGCCGTGGGCTCGTCCAGAAGCAGAAGCCCGGGGCTGGAGAAAAGGGCCCGGGCGATAAGCACGCGCTGACGCTGACCCCCGGAAAGATCGCCGATTTTTTTCAACGCGAACTCAGCCATGCCCATCCGGTCCAGGGACTCAAGCGCCCCCCGCCGGGTCTTTCCGGCGTTTTTAAAACGTCTCCCGCGAGTCCCCAGCGCCCCCATCATGACCACGTCCAGGGCGGTGATGGGGAAATCCCGGTTGATGTGAACGTCCTGGGGCACATACCCGACCTGGCGGACGGCTTTGGAAGGGGCGGTCCCCATGACCCGGATCGTCCCCCGGTCCGGTTTCAAAAGGCCCAGGATCAGCTTGATCAAAGTGGTTTTTCCCCCCCCGTTGGGCCCGATCATGGCCACGAAATCCCCCTTTCGGATTTCCATGTCCGCGTCTTGAATGACGCGCCGGCCCCGGTATCCGAAAGAGACGTTTTTCATCTCCACCACCAGGGGCGTCATTTCGGGCTCTCCTCCCGGGCCGCCTGTTGAAATTTCGCCGCTGTCTCACGCATATTTTGAAACCAGTTTTCGGCCAGGGGGTCGGCGAAGACCACCCGCGCCCCGATCTCCCGGGCGACGCGCTCCGCGCTTTTTGATGAAAACTGGGGCTGGGCGAAAATGACTTTGACTCCCATCCGTCCGGCCTTAAGGATCAGCTGTTTAAGCTGGGGGGCCTTGGGCTCCTTTCCCTCCACCTCCACAGGGATCTGTCTCAATCCGTAGGCCCGGGCAAAATAGCCCCAGGATGGGTGAAAGACCATAAAGCCCATCCCGGTCGATTTTTTGAATATTTTTCGAAAATCGGCGTCCAGCTCTTCCAGGCGTTTGATGAAGGCGGCGGCGTTTTTTTCATAAAAAGGACGGCGCCCCGGGTCCATTTCCCCAAGCGCCGCCAGGATGTGTCGCGCCTGCTTCGCCACCAGGGGAGGGGAGGTCCAGATGTGGGGGTCCATCAGGACGCCCGGGGCCCCGCTCTCATGGTCATGGCCATGATGATGGTCATGAAAAACGTCCATGGGTTTTTTTTCAACGCCGGCGGATGTGTCCACAATCCGCATGTCCGGGTTGGAGGCCGCTATTTTTTTCAGCCAGATTTTTTCAAAGGGAACGCCGATGGCAAAATAAATTTTGGCCTTTGACAGCGCCGCCATCTGGCGGGGCCGGGGCTCATAGGTGGCCGGGCTCGCCCCGGGGGGCGCCATGATCCGGACATCCAGCGTGTCGGCGGCGATCCGGCGGACAAAATATCGCTGGGGCGCGACGCTGACAAACACCACCGGCTTTTCGGACCCGGTTCCGGACCGGGCCTCGTCCGGAGATGGGAAAAGGCAAAGACC
Proteins encoded in this window:
- a CDS encoding conserved membrane hypothetical protein (Evidence 4 : Unknown function but conserved in other organisms), with protein sequence MMDFLEFEFMRNALAAGVLAGIICGIMGSLVVVNRIVFLSGGVAHAAYGGIGMALYFGWPYMAGAMGFSLAAAMVMAGVSVGARGRSDTVIGVIWAVGMALGVILTDLTPGYNADLMGYLFGSILAVSQLDILVMGGATVLIAVLAFFYYPELLALSYDEEFAGIRGAPTRVLYFIMIAMLSATVVLIIRVTGLILVIALLTIPPFIMEKRVKSLAGMMAGSSLLGALFIVAGLWLSWTFNLTSGAAVIMVGGAAFFLSLALERAILFIRKR
- a CDS encoding conserved hypothetical protein (Evidence 4 : Unknown function but conserved in other organisms), with the protein product MTPLVVEMKNVSFGYRGRRVIQDADMEIRKGDFVAMIGPNGGGKTTLIKLILGLLKPDRGTIRVMGTAPSKAVRQVGYVPQDVHINRDFPITALDVVMMGALGTRGRRFKNAGKTRRGALESLDRMGMAEFALKKIGDLSGGQRQRVLIARALFSSPGLLLLDEPTAAIDARARNDFFRLLKEINQEISILMAGHDLVEISAHVKSVACVNKTLHRHEHAEITEEMMACMYPDSPEDICPVDLIVHGLRRRAPKKQGVDGTP
- a CDS encoding Cation ABC transporter substrate-binding protein, which produces MSVLRKARAPGMARPFSRVFLPAARVFMAASAMAGLCLFPSPDEARSGTGSEKPVVFVSVAPQRYFVRRIAADTLDVRIMAPPGASPATYEPRPRQMAALSKAKIYFAIGVPFEKIWLKKIAASNPDMRIVDTSAGVEKKPMDVFHDHHHGHDHESGAPGVLMDPHIWTSPPLVAKQARHILAALGEMDPGRRPFYEKNAAAFIKRLEELDADFRKIFKKSTGMGFMVFHPSWGYFARAYGLRQIPVEVEGKEPKAPQLKQLILKAGRMGVKVIFAQPQFSSKSAERVAREIGARVVFADPLAENWFQNMRETAAKFQQAAREESPK